GGCGAACGCGAGCCCGAGCGCGGCCACCTGGAGCCCCGTCGTACCGGCCGACGGGTCGGTGAACTGCGGCAGGAAGGCGACGAAGAAGACCAGCGTCTTGGGGTTGGTGACCCCGACGAGCGCACCCACGCGCAGCGCGGCGAGCGGGGACGCGGCGGGTGCCGCCTCCGCGGCGGCACTGGCCGCCTCGAGGGACCGCCGGGCGTCGGCGCGGTGGCGGACGGCCTGGATGCCGAGGTAGACGACGTAGACGGCGCCCACGACCTTCACCACGGTGTACGCCGTCGCGCTCGCCGCGACCACCGCGCCGAGGCCGACGGCGACGAGCAGCACCTGCACGAAGATGCCCGTGCCGTTGCCCAGGACCGACAGCAGCGCGTCGCGGCGTCCGACGGTCAGGGCACGGCCGATCGTGAAGAGGAGGCTGGGTCCGGGCAGCTGGATGAACAGCAGCGAGGCGAGGAGGAAGGCTCCCCACTGGTGGAGTTCGGGCACGGAGCGATGGTCGGGGTGACCGGGCCGCTCCGCAAGCGGTTTCGTGGAACCGGTCGCTCAGGCGACCCCGAACCCCCGCAGCGCCATGCCGTGCAGCAGCTCCCGCATCGCGGCATCGGGCAGCAGCG
This Nocardioides alkalitolerans DNA region includes the following protein-coding sequences:
- a CDS encoding LysE family translocator: MPELHQWGAFLLASLLFIQLPGPSLLFTIGRALTVGRRDALLSVLGNGTGIFVQVLLVAVGLGAVVAASATAYTVVKVVGAVYVVYLGIQAVRHRADARRSLEAASAAAEAAPAASPLAALRVGALVGVTNPKTLVFFVAFLPQFTDPSAGTTGLQVAALGLAFAAMAVVSDSVWALVASQARAWFARRPARLDRLGATGGVMMVGLGASMLVADR